GAGCAGGAAATCAACGCGGGGCGGCGATTCGATTGGAACGAGACGCTTGGCATTGCGGTGCAGATTTGCCGGGCGCTGAAGCATGCTCACGATCATGGCGTCGTCCATCGCGACATCAAGCCAGCGAACTTGCTGCTCACGCCTGATGGCAAAGTAAAAATCGCCGACTTTGGCATCGCACGGCTGTTTGGTTCAACCCAGCTGACGACCGCGGGCGGTGTGCTCGGCACGGCCGACTACATGTCGCCGGAGCAAGCCGACGGCCGGCCGATCACCGAAAAGTGCGATCAGTACTCGCTCGGTTGTGTGATGTTTGCGTTGCTTGCCGGGCGGCCGCCGTTCCGGGCGAAGACGATGCCGGAGATGCTGCAACTGCAACGCTTCGCCGAACCGGAGCCAGTGCGCCGCTTCGCGCCGCAGACGCCGGAAGATCTTGATCGCTTGATCCGGCAATTGCTGAGCAAAGAGCCGAGCGAGCGCTTTCCAAATGTGCAGGTGCTCGGCCGGCATATGGAAGCGATGCAGCGGGCGCTCTCGCGACCGCCAAAGCCGCAGGCTCCGCCGACGGCAAGCGGCAAGCCAAATCAAACGCTGAGCGATACGCGGCTTGATGCGACTGCCGTGTTCAACGCCGACGCAACGCTCGCGCCCGAAGACATGTTGCTCGTGCCGCGCGACACGACCGACAGCGGCGTCTACAACGCGCCGACGCTCGCCGATGACGGACAGTTGGAACTAGAGCCGCCGGTTCATTCTGGTTCACCGCAGTCGCCGTCGATCTCGGCGCCGGCCGGTCCGAAGACGGTGACGCCGCCGAAGACGAGCCGATTCACAACTGTCGACGAAGAGGCAGAGCGGCTGCGACGCGAAGAACCGTCGCAGCTGTGGCCGCTCGTGGGGCAGGCGGCGGGAATCCTGGGCGCGTTGGCGGCGCTCATCATGCTGGGTTGGTGGATGACGCGGCCCGCGACGGCTGATGCACTTTACGAATCGATCGAAACCTACGTCGACGACAACGGCGACGATGATTTGAAGCCGGTCGAGAAACGCATCGATGAGTTTCTCACACGCTTCCCTGACGATCCGCGGATTGCGGATTTGCAGCCGTATGCTGATGAACTGGAGCTGCAGCGGATGGAGCGCAAGCTGCGTTTCCAGAGCCGGCGCAGCGGGCAGGGGGATGCGCACCCGATCGCTGAGCTGTTCAGCGAAGCGAACGCGCTCCGCGAAACGAATCCCGAACGGGCGGCGGCGATACTGCAAGACACGCTCACCCTCTACCCGGCTAGCGGACCCGCGGCGGCCGGTTTGAGCGAAGAGATGCGGCAATACCTGACGCTGGCCGAGCGCGAACTGGCGAAACTCCGCAACACAATCGCGCGGCAAGCGAAAGAGCAGATGCCGATGCTGCGAGATCGACTGATGGCGGCGGAGCGGCTCGAAGCGAAAGACCCGGTGCAAGCTCGCGCGATGTACGAGGCGCTAATCGACTTATACGGCGACCAAGCGTGGGCGTCGGAACTGATCGACGAAGCGCGACAGCGGATGGCGGCGCTGCCGGCGGCAAACGCCGCAAGTAACTAACGAAGACAATTTCTCAGACGGCAGCGGCGCCGCAGCAAAGGAAGCGACATGGCTGGACAACCCTCGAAGGTGGCGCGACCGCGGAGTGTGGCGGCGTTTGAACGCGCCCTGACGCTG
This sequence is a window from Lacipirellula parvula. Protein-coding genes within it:
- a CDS encoding serine/threonine protein kinase — its product is MQIEQLGPYRIGRKIGKGGMGSVYEAVDEKSGQRVAVKALAPQLAMAEGFRERFEAEIESLKKLQHEGIVRLLGYGEHEGILFYSMELVDGPSLEQEINAGRRFDWNETLGIAVQICRALKHAHDHGVVHRDIKPANLLLTPDGKVKIADFGIARLFGSTQLTTAGGVLGTADYMSPEQADGRPITEKCDQYSLGCVMFALLAGRPPFRAKTMPEMLQLQRFAEPEPVRRFAPQTPEDLDRLIRQLLSKEPSERFPNVQVLGRHMEAMQRALSRPPKPQAPPTASGKPNQTLSDTRLDATAVFNADATLAPEDMLLVPRDTTDSGVYNAPTLADDGQLELEPPVHSGSPQSPSISAPAGPKTVTPPKTSRFTTVDEEAERLRREEPSQLWPLVGQAAGILGALAALIMLGWWMTRPATADALYESIETYVDDNGDDDLKPVEKRIDEFLTRFPDDPRIADLQPYADELELQRMERKLRFQSRRSGQGDAHPIAELFSEANALRETNPERAAAILQDTLTLYPASGPAAAGLSEEMRQYLTLAERELAKLRNTIARQAKEQMPMLRDRLMAAERLEAKDPVQARAMYEALIDLYGDQAWASELIDEARQRMAALPAANAASN